From the genome of Vicia villosa cultivar HV-30 ecotype Madison, WI linkage group LG2, Vvil1.0, whole genome shotgun sequence, one region includes:
- the LOC131653211 gene encoding putative pentatricopeptide repeat-containing protein At1g12700, mitochondrial has protein sequence MSFSNFRCLLFSLFIPNFQHSNPKFIPNFHHSNPKFNPNSHHSNPKLIHHFPFSNSTRRLYSRLHEEEDEDIIVSSFNRLLHQNPTPPIIHFGQILGSLVKANHYSTAVSLHRQMELTGIASNLVTLSILINCFCQLGHNSLSFSVFANILKKGYHPNAITLTTIIKGLCLKGQVHQALHFHDKVVALGFQLNHVSYGTLLNGLCKVGETRAALQLLRQVDGKLVQLNVVMYNTIIDSMCKDKLVNEAFDLYFEMLAKRISPDVVTYSALIYGFCIVGKLKEAMALFNNMILENIKSDVYIFNILVDAFCKEGKVKEAKNVFAMMMKKGIKPNIVTYNSLMDGYCLVKEVNKAMDIFNTMTQRGVSVDVRSYNIIINGLCKIRKVDEAIGLFQDMHCRDIIVDTITYSSLIDGLCKLGRISYAQELLHEMCERGQLPDIITYNSILGGLCKNHYVDKAIALLTKLKEIGIQPDKFTYTILIEGLCKSGRLKDARKVFEDLLVKGHNLNVFIYTAMIKGFCKNDLFDEALAMLSKMKDGGCIPDAKTYETIILSLFEKDENDKAEKLLLEMIERGLL, from the coding sequence ATGTCGTTTTCCAATTTCAGGTgtcttcttttctctcttttcattccCAATTTTCAACACTCGAACCCTAAATTCATTCCTAATTTTCATCACTCAAACCCTAAATTCAATCCTAATTCTCATCACTCAAACCCTAAATTAATTCATCACTTTCCATTTTCAAACTCAACAAGAAGGTTGTACTCTCGATTAcatgaagaagaagacgaagatatTATTGTTTCTTCATTCAATCGCTTGCTCCATCAGAATCCTACCCCACCCATCATCCATTTCGGTCAGATTTTAGGTTCCCTTGTCAAGGCCAACCATTATTCAACTGCCGTCTCACTTCATCGACAAATGGAACTAACAGGAATTGCTTCAAACTTAGTCACCTTGAGCATCTTGATCAATTGCTTTTGTCAATTGGGTCataattctctttctttttctgtaTTTGCCAACATTCTTAAGAAGGGCTATCACCCAAATGCCATTACTTTGACTACAATCATCAAGGGTCTCTGTCTCAAAGGTCAAGTCCATCAAGCATTGCACTTTCATGATAAGGTTGTAGCGcttggatttcaattgaatcacgTTAGTTATGGGACATTATTAAATGGGTTATGTAAAGTTGGAGAAACACGAGCAGCCCTGCAACTACTTAGACAAGTTGACGGGAAATTGGTTCAACTTAACGTGGTAATGTACAACACTATTATTGATAGTATGTGCAAAGATAAACTTGTCAATGAAGCCtttgatttatattttgaaaTGCTTGCTAAGAGAATTTCTCCTGATGTTGTCACTTATAGTGCTTTAATTTATGGCTTTTGCATTGTTGGTAAATTGAAAGAGGCAATGGCTTTGTTTAATAACATGATATTGGAAAACATCAAGTCGGATGTATATATCTTTAATATATTGGTCGATGCATTTTGTAAGGAAGGAAAAGTGAAAGAAGCCAAAAATGTGTTTGCCATGATGATGAAAAAAGGCATAAAACCTAACATTGTTACTTATAACTCTTTAATGGATGGATATTGCCTAGTGAAAGAAGTGAATAAGGCCATGGATATATTCAACACTATGACCCAGAGAGGAGTAAGTGTAGATGTTCGGAGCTATAATATCATAATTAATGGATTGTGTAAGATTCGAAAGGTTGATGAAGCTATAGGTCTCTTCCAAGATATGCATTGTAGAGACATTATTGTTGATACTATAACTTATAGTTCTCTTATTGATGGCTTGTGCAAATTAGGGAGAATATCATATGCTCAGGAGCTTCTCCATGAGATGTGCGAAAGAGGTCAACTACCTGATATAATTACCTACAATTCTATATTGGGTGGTTTATGCAAAAACCATTATGTTGATAAGGCAATTGCATTATTAACAAAacttaaagaaattggtattcAACCAGATAAGTTCACATATACTATTCTTATTGAAGGATTGTGTAAAAGTGGAAGACTTAAGGATGCCCGAAAGGTCTTTGAAGATCTTTTAGTCAAAGGCCACAATCTAAATGTCTTTATATATACCGCTATGATCAAGGGCTTTTGTAAAAATGACTTGTTTGATGAGGCATTGGCCATGCTGTCAAAAATGAAAGACGGTGGTTGCATTCCGGATGCTAAAACTTATGAGACAATTATTCTTTCTCTCTTTGAAAAAGATGAAAACGATAAAGCAGAGAAACTTCTTCTTGAAATGATTGAGAGAGGTCTACTATAA
- the LOC131650824 gene encoding uncharacterized protein LOC131650824 encodes MSNLAKLDFGALDISEKNYLPWALDAEIHLNVEGHGNAIKEGNISSDQQKTKAMIFLRRHLHEDLKNEYLTVIDPYVLWKNLKERYAHQKLVILPKARYDWMHLRLQDFKSVSDYNSVMFRITSKLTLCGKKVTDEDMLEKTFSTFHASNVLLQQHYREKGFNKYSDLISCLLVAEQNNELLMKNHEARPAGTTPFPKVNVARHDHYVKNHGRGRARGRGRGRAHNNARGLNFDHNRNGNHKNVPFHQKWKDTEKNEKGGQSSKSKENYCYRCGGKGHWGRTCRTPKHLVDLYQKSLKSTKTRIETNFSNEDGYPDYGNIDVTHLDIGDFFADPNEKIDHLIGDGTVKK; translated from the coding sequence ATGTCAAATCTTGCAAAACTTGACTTTGGGGCTCTTGACATTTCGGAAAAGAATTATTTGCCTTGGGCTCTAGACGCTGAAATCCATCTAAATGTAGAAGGTCACGGTAATGCTATTAAAGAAGGAAATAtatcatctgatcaacaaaagacAAAAGCCATGATATTCCTTCGTCGTCATCTTCATGAGGACCTTAAAAATGAATATCTTACTGTAATTGATCCATATGTTTTGTGGAAAAATTTAAAAGAGAGATATGCTCATCAAAAATTGGTTATTCTACCAAAAGCTCGTTATGATTGGATGCATTTACGCTTGCAAGATTTTAAAAGTGTAAGTGATTATAATTCTGTCATGTTTAGAATAACCTCTAAGCTGACATTATGTGGAAAAAAAGTAACTGATGAAGATATGTTAGAAAAAACATTCTCCACTTTTCATGCATCCAATGTGCTCCTACAACAGCATTATCGAGAAAAAGGGTTTAATAAATACTCTGATTTGATATCTTGTCTTCTTGTGGCTGAACAAAATAATGAACTCTTGATGAAAAATCACGAGGCTCGCCCTGCAGGCACAACTCCATTCCCAAAAGTGAATGTAGCAAGACACGATCACTATGTGAAAAATCATGGTCGTGGTCGTGCGCGTGGCCGCGGTCGTGGCCGTGCCCATAATAATGCTCGTGGTCTTAATTTTGATCATAACCGCAATGGCAATCATAAGAATGTACCCTTTCACCAGAAGTGGAAAGATactgaaaagaatgaaaaaggtgGTCAAAGTAGCAAAAGTAAAGAGAATTATTGCTATCGTTGTGGTGGGAAAGGTCATTGGGGTCGCACTTGTCGTACACCAAAACACCTTGTTGATCTTTATCAAAAATCACTAAAAAGTACAAAAACAAGGATTGAGACAAATTTTTCTAATGAAGATGGTTATCCCGATTATGGCAATATAGATGTTACTCATTTAGATATTGGTGATTTCTTTGCTGATCCAAATGAAAAAATTGACCACCTTATTGGAGATGGAACTGTCAAGAAATAG